In Dama dama isolate Ldn47 chromosome 22, ASM3311817v1, whole genome shotgun sequence, the genomic window AACACACAAAAGAGAATGTTAAAGCTCTGCTTCTAAGAGCACAACCTTCATATAGAACAACACTTtgaaagaaaaaccagaaagCTGCCAGCTTTGGGAGCTGGCAGCCTTGGGAGCATAAAGAGATATCTTGAAACTCACCAGTTGTTAAATTCTTGGCCATTTGACCATTTCCATGTCTGGCCAGCTTCATTTTTCAGCCCGATCCAGTGTTCAGCTCTACCCACATgttgttttaaaaagttcttgaaaaaagaacaaaggaagtgTATGTTAAACCACCCCTCCTGATAAGTATGTAATAAATTCTGTTTCTCAAATCTGCGACTAGTAAGCATTGGAGCTCAGCTGATCATTTGTATTAACTAACGGTTAATAGCGCTATGTGGGTTCAGCTCATTTGGATTTCTGGTCTTTGAAGCTAAGCACATCACACTTAAAGACTACACTGGACTCTTATTTGGACCTCAGGCTGATCATGTGGTTTCCTGTGACTAAGTTTTCCCGGCTCAGAGACAGACAGAATATCTACGCttagaaggaaacagaagaaaaccacGGATTAGCtatataaaataacaaagaatACCAATACTTTATGGAATTCTTTTCGAATGTTATCTTACCATGTCCTCTTTAGAATCAATGACAGCAAGAGTGGCACCGTGTTTGGAGCAAGAGTTTTGGGCCAAGGtccagttctttgttttcttggaaATAAGATAGCATTTCCCCTTGTGTCCAATCCAATCATCTGAGCATGGAAACACATGGGTGTTTGGTGGTGCTGATGACACATATTGTCCTGGACAGTTGTACTGGCCCACTGTGAACATAAAAATGGTTTGTTTTAGCAACATAAGGAACCAAATACCCATAGGGTACAAAGTAGTTCAGGGATACTCTACTAGGTgataaaggaagagaggaaagaagatgaattaaaaaaattttatggaagtatagttgacatacaatataTTAGCTTCTGTGTACAGCACACTGATTCAGAATGTTTATAAGTTATGCtccttttaaagatataaaaaaacGAAGATAAATTCTGTAAAGAGCAAAAAGGcagtttttcactttctctgaTCTCTTATTGTATCTTATCATCATTGTACAAGGTCTAAGAAATGAGAGGGTGTCACTTTGGTCAGAAAATGgaggggaaattttaaaaatcttgaaaatagtCTTTTGACTCTAGTTGAAAAGGGGTATAAAGTATTGGGGTTGGCTGAAAAGTTGGTTCAAGGTAACAGAAAAACTGAATGAATTTTATGGTCAGCCCAGTACATTATAAATTCCTATTCAGGTTttgcatctgaatgcagagggGGAAGAATTTGAAGATGTAATAGATATAACTCTATATAGCTAGATGGAGGAGAGAATACTAGCAGAGTAGCAGTTCAGAATACAAAAAAAGTTTATGGCTGGGGATGTATCCTAACACTGTAAAATTTCATGTCTTTATAAAACACAAATGTATCTTGGTATAGCTGTATGTTTCAAATACCGTAACAAAACTAGCTCTTGAAAGCTTCTAGACATATTCTTAATTATCTCAATTATCCATACCCACCATTGTGTGTCTTTTGAGATAAGAGACTGTCCAATTCCATATTAATCTATGGCTTAGATAGCATTTTTTAATCAACAATGAATGGGCAGCCCACACTTTTCCAGTTAAATGTCTATTTGTTTAGAGACTAAATCAGCACCTTTTGTTCCAGAGTTAAATACCTTCTCACATGTAATTTTCTCCCatgatattatataaattatagacAATTTTTAATAGTTCTAAAGCTCTAGAAAACTAGAAAAGTATTGTATCAGTTATCTAAGGAGTGTGGAaccatattttatatttcctaGGAACTTGACCATGtatgaaaaatgagatgatataaGATTAAAATTCTGATTAATTTTTGATGAACTCATGAAGTGTAGACTCACCTGATAGAGCAATGAGAGCTATGATAAGAGTGGTGATGAAGACCACATTTACTACAGCACATGGGATAGGAACTTGAATGGACCCTTCATGATATGTTGCAGAGTAAGTTCCAGTGACATGACCTGAAGAGAGAAAGTGGATGATGAGGCAGGCTATATAAGTAAGAAAGAGACATTTGATTTTCTCttgaggcattaaaaaaaaaaaattatatgtctCCCTACCTTCTTATATGAAATTTATAAGTTACATTTCCTCAAATTTTGAATAAGTTATTTTTGGCTAGAAATGATAGAATCCAGTCACAATAAtgagattataaaatatttccccAAATATGTACTCAATAGCTATGaaaattcaacatatatttgTATTCTTTAAGGTTAAACTAGACAAAGAGATACTGTTTTCCTTCAAAGCAATTTACTATGCAATGGATGTTAAGACAACTTTTGCCTCTTCTGAAGGTTGTTTTTCCCAGCATAGATCTGCTTTCACATTTTCCAAGAGAAGACTTTACTTCACTTCTATCTGGTTCTATTTCTCTCAACTTGTTAAagcaaatctttattttctcatcAACATACAACTATTACCAGAAGCAGCACTTGGTATTTAGGGTAGCAAGTTCAGAGCTCTCTGCCTAGTTTCACTTCTCACCATGTGAGACTCAATGAAGGGGCTCACACTCAATGCAGGAACATCTCTGGCTCCTCAGCAGGTACCAATGCATCCAAGTAGCTCATGGATGCCAGAGTCCATTAGCTTATCCATTGGACTCACACTGTTGGCTTGGACATCCAATGGGTAAGCTGCGGAGGTGATTCTCTGATTTTACATTATTACCATTAGTTAGGGCTATTGTTATTCACAGTTTGTTTTATCACCTAGGCAACAAAACACTCCCCTAAGAGTATACTTCCACTTTGGTTACAAGCCCTGTCCATTAATggagaaatttgaaaacaaatccTCTAGTACATATCGAATCCTGCAGGGGTGGTGCTAAAAGATTGTTCACACTGAAAAAGCTAAAACAGCAGCATAGagtaaatattcataaatataataTTCAATAGAAGATTGGGATGATTTCAGGAAAAGTTCAGAACTCCTTCAATTAATCCTTCTTATTTCAATTATGCTATTATTGAATGGTTTTATTCTTAAATATACTTTTCTTTCAGGAAACTCAGCTGAGTCATCAAGCAATGGGTATCTGGTCACCAAAAAATTTGTGTCGCTTGCAATATCCACACTTGATGTTGTGTTCTTAAGTGAAAGATGGGTTTATCAGAGGCAATGAATGCTTTTCTAAAGCAAATCATGCTAGTAGACACATATTCAGAAAACAACTCTCTCCTTTAGATATTTTTACCTCTGTTGTTCGGAACACATTCTTTGTTACTGGATAGTTGTGTTTACAAGTAAACTCTAGTTCTTACCTTCTGGTGTTTGGGGCACCTCATTAAcatgagaggaagagagagagaaacgaaATAAGTCAAGAAAGCTTCACCAAAAAAGTTATTGGAAAACAATGGGAAAATCCTGGTGACAAGAGGTGAAAAGATCCGTGGATAGATTAgacaaacagaaaaggagaaaagtgacATAGCAAAGGTAATCATattttgatgaaaaataaaagaaaggaagaaaaatgattcaTATAGAATTTGAAGTCCACGGTTAGAAAGGTGAAATAGAAAagtgagtgccaaagaaaggTGCTTGCAAATTGTGGTTCTGGGGGACTCTCGAGAGCCCCATGGagtgcaagatcaaaccagtcaatcctaaaggaaatcaactctgaatatgcactggaaagactaatgctgaagctccaacactttggccacctaatgcaaagggccgactcattggaaaagaccatgatgctgggaaagactgaaggcaggaagagaagtgggcagtagagaatgagacggttagatagcatcactgactcaagagaCATGAATATGCGCAAATTCTgggaaacagtggaggacaggggagcccgacatgctgcaatccatgggttcacgaagagttagacacaacttagtgaccgaacTGCAACAGCAACTAATAGAAAAGCGAAATGGAGGGGAAGAGTCCCCATAGGACTAGAGAAGAAGATTGTGTTttcaagaattcttttttttttttttcaagaattctTTATGAGGTTCTCACAATAAATTGCCTTTGGACACTATAAATATCCAGATACTTATATGGCTATTCTCTCAAAGTCTGGAAACCTGTGTTCCCAGCAACTGGAGGATGTCTTCTTGAGAACACAAGATAAAGCCCACAAAAAGCAAAAATGGTACAAGGTTCACCAAGTCAAGAACATAattatttattagaaaaatagaatttttcatAAAGAGAGGCAGTGCTTCCTAGGGGATGTCCAGATGGCTATGAAAAAATGATAGCTCACTGGGCTATAGAGGGGATTTTCTAATTAAATCTGAAAAACTGAGAtggtataaaataaaacaaagagatgGATCTTTAAGGAGTTTCTAAAATTCACCCTTGTGATTTCCTTTTGAGTCTCAGGTATTCTGTGTTCACatagataaaaaaatatttacttcttccCACTTTCTCTTGTATCTTGCTCAAATGGAACATAGCCAAGTTTTTCCGCAAAAGGCAAGCTTGATTTTCTCCCTGACTACTGGTATATatcatagatagatagatataaacaTAAATAGAGATATTACCAGTATTTAGAGAATAAGACTTGACTTACTTTGTTGTTCTCTTTTCAGGTGCAAGGAGCTGGTCTCTGTTGCAGAAAAATCTTCAGAAGTCATCTTTATCCTTGTCACAGTCCCCCGGTTAATCCTAGGTGGAGCCAACCTACTGGAAAGTCTCTGCTGGAGCTCTTGTTCCGTCTCTGAGTCTTTGAGATACCTCAGCGTTTATATTCAGCTACGTTGTCTCCACCCCCTTCCTCTTACCTCCTACTCGCTCAGATACTCCTGTTCTCTTTAATTTATGCTCCAGAGGCCCAGACAGTTTACAATGTGTTGTTGTGGTGACCTATGGGTTTTCCCTGCTCTCTGAAATGTACCTTCTCACAACTGCAGGTGAAGCATGAAGAGGCAAGCAGGAATTTCCCAGAATCTGAGATATCCTTTTTAAATTTGTAGAAAATAAATAGTTTAGGAAATAGAATATCCAagtaaagaatgaaaagttggagATTCCTATCTTTGAGATGGAAATAATTTGAAGAGTCATATTTCCTTGGAatcccattcattcattaaatcatACATTTAGCAACTGATATTCATTGAACATCTGCTATGAACCCAACACCGTTTGTGGTTAGAAGATTTACTGTTGGCTAGGAAATTTAAGACATCTCTCCCCATAGATCTTTCTCCAGTCTGGAAGTGTTTTACTTAGCGAGCTATAAACTGGTTTTTAGAAATGTGCCATTCACTTCTTCCCTGGGAACTAGTTTCTTAAGTTATCATCTAGTAAGCAGTTGCTTTAATGCAGGAAATAGAAACCTTGTGGCTGGAACTTCCTTTCTATGTTCTAAAATTGTTTATCTTAAATGATCTATTTCATTTATCTCCTCAATTTTCATGTTATATATTACTGTCATTTGGACTGCCTTATTTCCCCTTGGTAAtatctttttattctatttttctcccatttgCTAGATTAGAGTATAATTACTATAAGAATATATTGCCATAGTATCAATGTCATCCAGATAAGTTATTAAGTTCAATGCAAAATAAGTGCAGAATGTCAATATCTGGTGATTCAAGGAGAGGATCAAAATACTGCTCTAATTAATAATTTTAGTACCCTCAAATTTTGTCATTAATATGACTTGAGTAAAGatattttgttttcagaataaaGCCTTTGTGAAAACGTTATGGTCAAGTGGGTGGGAAATTAACATCTACTGtaggcttgggcttcccttgtagctcagttggtaaagaacctgtctgcgggggatcaggatggggaatacgtgtaattctatggctgattcatatcaatgtatgacaaaacccactgaaatgttgtgaagtaattagcctccaactaatcaaaaaaaaaaaaaaaaaagaacctgtctgcaatgcaggaggctcaggttcaattcatggtttgggaagatcccctggaggaggacatggcaacccactccagtattcttgcctggagaatcccatggacagaggagcctggcaggctacagttcacggggttgcaagagtcggacacaacttagcaattataCCATTTACTGTAGGCTAGTTAGGAAATTACCATCTACTGTAGGCTAATTAGATaatgcaagaggcatgggttcaatccctggtagggaactaggatcctgcatgccatgtagtgtggctaaatattttaaaaagaggaaagcaaataCATAATAGATCATCATTGCTATGTGTATCTTCCAATGCAAAGCAGGACTTTTCAACAGCTTATTGGGTGAACACAGAAATCATGTTCCAGTTCTACCATTTTTGAAtatatgttttcctctatgatGATTTCCATGTAAGTGTGAAGCTAATTTTCATAACTGGACACTGACTACCTGCAAAATTTGAATGTCACAGAACAATTAGCATGCTATGAGCAGGAAAAAGAGTGCAGTCTTAACAGGTCGATAATTATCACGTACAATGGTCCCTATTGTTCCTCATGGGTCAGCTATGCTATCACTCTGTTCCTTGAAAatgataaacatcttttcattttatagaaggCACTctggcttttgtttcctttgctctcAGATTTTTTATGGCtatgtctttcttttcatttatatttacctCATATGTACTTAGTAAGACCTTCCATGAACACCTGCACAAATTATCTTCCAtaaccaaagaatgctcaaactactggacaattgcactcgtctcacacactagtaaagtaatgctcaaaattctccaagccaggcttcaacagtacagaaaccgtgaacttccagatgttcaagttggttttagaaaaggcagaggaaccagagatcaaattgccaccatctgttggatcatcgaaaaagcaagagagttccagaaaaacatctatttctgctttattggttatgccaaagtctttgactgtgtggatcaccataaactgtggaaaattctgaaagagatgggaataccagaataccttacctgcctcttgagaaatctgtatacaggtcagaaagcaacagatagaactagacatggaacaacagactggttctacataggaaaaggagtacatcaaggctgtatattgtcactctgcttatttaacttatatgcagagtacatcatgagaatgcagagtacatcacttgAACTcattgaagcacaagctggaatcaagattgttgggagaaatatcaataacctcagatatgcagataacactaccattatggcagaaagtgaaaaagaactaaagatcctcttgatgaaagtgaaagaggagagtgataaacttggcttaaaactcaacattcagaaaactaagaccatggcatccagatccatcacttcatggcaaataaatggggaaacagtggaaacagtgactgactttatcttttggggctccaaaatcactgcagatggtgactgcagccatgaaattaaaagacacttgctccttggaaggaaagttatgaccaagatagacagcatagtaaaaagcagagacattactttgccaacaaaggtccatctagtcaaagctatggtttttccagtagtcacgtatggatgtgagagttggactatgaagaaagttgagtacctaataattgatgcttttgaactgtggtgttggagaagactcttgagagtccctttgactgcaaggagatccaatcagtccatcctaaaggaaatcagtcctgaatattccttagaAGGgttgatgcttaagctgaagctccaatactttgtctacctgatgtgaagagctgactcatttgaaaagactgtgaagctgggaaagattgaaggcgggaagagaagaagacaacagaagatgaaatggctggatggcatcaccgattcaatggacatgagtttgagtatattctgggatttggtgatggacagggaggcctggcatactgcggtccatggagtcgcaaagagtcagaaaaactGAGGGACTAACTCAACTGAGTCACTATTATCTCACTCAGTTTATAGAACATATCATCAtctggagattttttaaatttttacataaatatatatattttaaactattaattgttttatttacttcCCTCACTGGGAAGTAAGGTCTTTAAGAGCAGGGACATGGCTAtcttttacaacaatgcatctcTAGTACCTAGAATAGAGCTTAGAATAAAGGTGTTCAATTAACACTTGCTGGATGTATACATGAAATAACGTATATGAATATCAACTCGAGCACTTGTTACCCAAGCAGATTTGCAGATATACAACTCTACTGGACTTTGGCTTTGTTATgtgtacaatgaaaatattagtaTCCAACTTATAAGGCTTTTATAAAGAAAGtatcataaatgagaaaattagTTTTCTACCACTGTGTTTGTATAGATTAGGCCTTTAATGATAAGTGAAGGAATAACAGTTTGACTCAGATCATGGGAAAGAAAAATTCCTCCTTTGATGGAAGATGTTAACAGACAATAACTGAGCAGTCACAGTATAGTTGCTGATATGATGTAATGTGACTCTTGTCTGTCTAGACTACAGTCGAGGAACTTGTAGTCTCTTATAACCAACTCTAACAGCTTTTGTGACGCTAAAACACTTATTTGTGTTcaagttttcttgtttcttcagttATAATCAGGTGAATGgatactatacatatatacatatacaaacatgtttatatatatgtgcatatgcataaatactttatatatattatatatttatgtatagtgTATATAATAACATATGTATACCATATGTACTGCATGTTATATACACTGCTATGTAATACATGTAATAGATCTtccctatatatatgtataatatatgtactATATGTTACATGTGCCattgtacatagaaaactaatGTCTAGAGatcttattttatgaaaataaatgtctttaaatGTTATAACATTGATCAAAATCTGTTATTTTTGTTCTGAAatcatttttctctatttattttttatgagagCAGTATTTTGTTGAAATTAACACTTTTTGAGGTGGGAGTAAGCAGACactgaaaacataaaaatcaatCAAATTACCAAGAACATATGTTATTGATGGGCTTCTTAGGTGTATCCATTGGCCTTCATACTATTGAATTCAATACTTAATTGAATACCtcatattgaatataatttaagTCTTCTGCAATAACTTGAATTTCAttgcaaaattaatttttttgttattactcctccctccctttctgcagtcaatttttttaagtgtaagaaAGCTGCCTTATATTTGAGAAAGCAGTCAACTTAAATCCATGCAGAGGTGTGAACAATGAATAGGAGTTACCGAGCACAGTTCTGGTTGATACCTGTTGTCGTGATGTAATTATTAAAAGCATACAGCTACTCTTGCAAGAGTGTCTTTCCTTGTGAATTCTATGTTTATATTACTAATCAGTGTTTGTTAAATCAAAGAAAGATAGCTCACCTGTGAAATGGCACTAAATAGGACAAAGCAAAGTGTACATGGTCAGGGCAACATGAAAGAGATTTTGGGGTCAGAGGGTATTTCGGTTGCACTTTATTCATCTAAATATGGAAGCCAACTTCCTGTGTGGTCACCCCTGTTGGATTCAATTCTCTGAAGCAAAGAAACACATAAAAAccctaaagaaataaatgttgtgCAAATACACTTTTTCCTTACAAAACAAGGTCATAATATATAACATTCAACTCTTTTAGAGATCTTTCCTAAGTTTCATTTCATAAAGAACATATCAAAACTTTGAGGGCTATCACAGGGCAAAGATTATCATTAAGTTTtcacagttgagaaaactgagacagagAATTTAGTGCCTGGACAAATTTGGAAGAAGCCACTAGAACGCAACAGTTCTCCTTCACGTTTGACCTTATATGAAGAATCCGGGGGAAGGTTCTAGAAAGGAAATGAAGTAATGTGAGCTGCATGCAAAGTGTTACAGAGAAGACAGGATATACAGTCCTTATCGGGCAGTAGTGCAGCAGGATGCTTTTTGGTGGCCCACGTTGACAGAAACCTCAAACTTCAGACCTGATACAATTTCCGGAGACAacctgttcatcttttttttttaagtttcctttttctttcaatgGGTGAGTTAGGTTTCTAAACGACTTTTAATCTTCTTGAGAATCACAGCTTCCATATTTTTGTttgaattaaaacaaattatgCAAACtggtcaaatttatttttaaatcacaggTGTGTGAGTGATCTCACACTGGTTACCATAAAGGCTCAGAAGAGGTAGCCTTAAGTAAATAAGTGGGGGATTTCCACTTCTAACTACTTTCTtaccttctcttctctttgaacTGACTCTTTGAACTTTCTAATTTTCCTCTTTGGTGAAATATCTTCTCAAACATAGAAATGAGTTGGTTTGGAAAGTATGAGCTGGTATGTTTCTTTTTCCTAACTTGACATAGGAAAGGTGAAATACAATCTTCATTATTACGTAAACCTAGACTCcaaaaaatctatttttgaaaGTAAAGGACATAAAAGAACTGTACCAAAGATAAGATATATCTTTATGTAAATTAATTCCCAGCTTCTTACatgtagaaaatattttggaagagtATTCTCAAAGATAGTAGTATAGAAATAGCAAATACAACACGTAGAAATTTTAGGTAGATAAGGGCCTGTGTCACTAAGTGATGAAACAAATACTTCTCTTTGTATGTGAATCTTGACAAATGCATGATGAATTTGAACAAACGGCTTCTCTCACCTCCTTTGGATACGTTTATATCTAATTACATAGTGAGAGAAAAACCTCCAGGTAGAAGACATcatcgttcagtcgctcagtcatgtccgactctttgcgaccccatgggctgcagcatgccagacttccctgtccttcaccatctcccagagttgctctaactcatgtccactgagatggtgatgccatccaaccatcttatgctctgttgcccccttctctgccgtcaatctttcccagcatcagggtctttctaatgagctggctcttcacatcaggtggccaaaatattggagcttcagcatcattacTCCCAATAAATactagggttgatttcctttgaaatggactggtttgatctccttgcaatccaagggactcat contains:
- the CD69 gene encoding early activation antigen CD69; protein product: MTSEDFSATETSSLHLKREQQSHVTGTYSATYHEGSIQVPIPCAVVNVVFITTLIIALIALSVGQYNCPGQYVSSAPPNTHVFPCSDDWIGHKGKCYLISKKTKNWTLAQNSCSKHGATLAVIDSKEDMNFLKQHVGRAEHWIGLKNEAGQTWKWSNGQEFNNWFNLTGSENCAVLNSAEVSSTECDKNLHWICSKPYK